From the genome of Triticum aestivum cultivar Chinese Spring chromosome 1A, IWGSC CS RefSeq v2.1, whole genome shotgun sequence:
ttatattgccatgttatcttaatgcatctatatacttggtaaagggtggaaggctcggcctctcgcctagtgttttgttccactcttgtcgccctagtttccgtcatatcggtgttatgttcccggattttgtgttccttacgcggttgggttataatgggaaccccttgatagttcgccttgattaaagcttttccagcaatgcccaaccttggttttaccatttgccacctagcctcttttcccttgggtttccggagcccgagggtcatcttattttagcccccccccccccccgggccagtgctcctctgagtgttggtccaaccgagcgatgtccggggctatcaggggcaactctggactggcctacccgacgtcttgctcatccggtgtgccttgagaacgagatatgtgcagctcctatcaggatttgtcggcacatctgggtggtgttgttggtcttgttttaacctgtcgaagtgtcttgaagaaccaaggtaccgagtctgatcggaacgtctcgggaggaggtatattccttcgttgaccgtgagagcttgtcatgggctaagttgggactcccctgcagggatttaaactttcggaagccgtgcccgcggttatgggcagatgggaatttgttaatgtccggttgtagataacttgaaccttaacttaattgaaatgaatcaacagtgtgagttaccgtgatggtctcttctcggcggagttcgggaagtgaacacggtgttggagtaatgtttgcgcaggttgtcctctagtttctcgctcgcgctttgccttctcttctcgctctcttttgcgaacaggatagtcACCTTATAtattagtcgcttgctgcagctccacatatatttaccttactttacctataagcttaaatagtcttgatcacgagggtgcgagattgctgagtccttgtggctcacagattactatgcagggcctgatgattccgctccaggtgacgcgctcgcgctcaagtgggagttcgacgaagactctcagcgatactatgtttcctttcctgatgatcagtagtggtgccctgttggggtgatcgggaccgtgtcgcatgttgggttatcttttattttggcgccgtagtcgggccatgagtgtttggatgatgtaatgttatttatgtaccttgattgacgtggcgagtgtaagccaactatgttatctccccttttattatctatattacatgggatgttgtgaagattgcctgacttgcggcatatgccttcaatgcgattatgcctctaagtcatgcctcgacacgtgggagatatagtcgcatcgagggtgttacatctaggcccaaacaatggtgaaatgccatgtagtcgacgtttacatgacaccactagaggaaagacaacatacatctcatcaaaatatcaaacgaataccaaattcacatgactacttatagcaagacttctcccatgtcctcaggaacaaacgtaactactcacaaatcatattcatgttcagaatcaaagggttattaatatgcataaaggatctgaacatacgatcttccaccgaataaaccaactagcatcaactacaaggagtaatcaacactactagcaacccacatgtaccaatctgaggttttgagacaaagattggatacaagagatgaactagggtttgagatgatatggtgctggtgaagatgttgatggaaattgaccGACTGCCGATGAGAGAAACTCTACAAAGCGCACGTCGTGTACGtgaccaaggaggcgtacacgaactacgacatgtacaggcggatcgttgacatgaggaagtccctccttccccaaaacggtcagggatccagccggaagcagagcaatggcaagcgtcattgcaacaatccagccggaagcagagcaatggcaagcgccgtcgcaacaataagtagatgattagatcctcgtttctcctactttagtatgcatgtaattgctttctttggtgtgtggaaatattatgtgtgtagtcacttgtgtaattgtatgcttaatttggttatgcaatgttgtctttttaagtatatatgttgatgctgtagacagagcgtagatattgtgcagacaaagaaaatcacatcgcacatggactaaacaatggaacccgtcagtgatgttttcatcaatcactcacaattgtataccagcaatcgtttgctcacaacacacacggcttgttagcagtgatcgtctgtgttgttatcggtcttccacACGTCtccgattacagacctatttgcctcATATCatacacatcttgttcatttgaaccgtttttgttctcatgtctcaacacaaacagttcatccgagtgaaccgcatgccgtataccacacacacctttgatctggctgaccattccttttgtgttgcctaatcacaaacagttcatccgagtgaaccgtatgctgtgtatcacacacgccttcatctggctgcctgtttcttttgttcctcctcatcgcaaatagttcattgaactgaaccgtatgcccttcatcgcacacgcaaataaaacctgaaccgtgtttgatgcatccgtcatcgcaaacgttttacacatttctgacggttttcatatagcaccgtttgcgattattgcatcgcacacagtttctcgaagggtctctgatcatagtgtcgcgttagcaacatcctgtagtagtgttgcgttgattcttcttccccaaaatcacatatgatccaaaataaatctccgtaaatttttatcatgtggacttcgtttgatatggatattctacaaaacaaaaaacatgcaacaaacatgaactgtcactgggcactggatcaatatgttagttccaaaaataatataaaatgttttcaaaagtatatgaaagttgtagaatattggcatgaaataataaaaaattatagatacgacagagacatataaCACACCTTTGTCATACAAAGTCCGGTTTCGATGATCTTGCGCTCGTTTTAAAGCTTTGGGAAAACACAAgatcctcacatagagaaccaaccaagataaaaaaacatgcaaaggtttgagctctctacatgcgacgtgatcCAACTACTTGCCCGAAACTCCCTCTTGATAGTGCgactatcaaacctataatccggtctcccaccaagAACCATGAGACCGGAAAatctaggaaaacctagctaagttACATCTTTGCCTTGCACATTCCACTTGAGCTTATTGATGACGTTAATGCTTGCCTCCAGTTGGAATCCTGTTCTTGACCACAAACACTTGGTGAAAGATATTTGAATTACTTCCCCATATTGCAACGAGGGAAGCCTTCActtaagcacatattcacatgtacATAATCACAATTTGGACcacaagcttcaaagcatataacctccggcttttcatcttgcacttgcacacctcaaaaacgatgaccatcaccacttgatgtcaccGTCACATAGCCTACTCAACATCTTTCTTTTGATGCAATCCCCTGAGAAACaactaacccacatagacatagcaaacacatagcatgggttactacacaaaacacaattcacaattacttatcataccactagatcacttgatcccacaAGGTACATTGTTTGCGCTTGTGTGTTGACAATCTAGATACAATCTTcaagcttcatcttggtcaaccaacatctctTCATGCTCCATATCGGTTTCTTGAAAGCCATAATGAACTCTTCATTttacttcattgcttcaagactagatcaccaaagactctttcatgaccatatcaagtttcaTCATGAACATCATATTGTTCATCACTTGCTCTTCTAAATGCCCCATTACAAACTCTTGAGAGGCACAACTCTAGTTTCTTGTTTCAAGACATGATCAACCAAAACCCAACACATTAGCTCATCATGATCTTCTCTTGGTACCATAGCTTGAATTCTTCTCTTTAATTATACTCTCAAGACCTTGATCCTTATAAGCCCAAATGTGTCAACCTTTGAGATCCTCTGGTGAACTTCACCTTGAACATATTTGGTTAGACATTGAGATAAATCTTGATGACTCCATTAGATACATCCAAAGACCAAGTCGTATCCTCACTAGGCAAGAGACCCCTGAGAGTCAAACCCTAGGCCCTGTGGCCCAAGGGGCATagaccccatgcacacggggtATCCCGAGAGTTTAACACCCctgaccccgtgtgcacgggggttaGGAAGCCCGTGTGCAAGGGGTGTCGAGAAAGATTTCCATGGACACCGTGGGCACGACCCCTAgaccccgtgtgcatggggtaagCAAAGAGGATGCCATGAAGACTTCTTCCAGAGGCTTTTGATTCCACTCTTCCCAAATAAATCCAACATGCTTCATGCATAACTATGGAACATTTCTTCATATAAGATACAACGaccttgatgctccataggaattgccATTCAATACCAAAACTTAGAGAAAATCTTCTTCTTTATGGCAATCAACCTTAAGGCACCACCCATGTAATATTCCTTCAAATATATCTGAGTGAAAGTATTAGTCCATAGAGAGTGTCATTAATTACCACAACACAcataggggctacatgccctttcacaTAGCACTTAAGTGGCAAGAGTAAAATTCTTGGGGATTCTGGTTGAGAATCTGTAACGATTGTCCCTAAACTCAATGTGACTCTTGGATTCACCAAAATACCTATAAAGTATAAACTAAGATATCAAAGGAGAAACCCACTTAAAGATATAAAATTAGGGATCAATATTGATCTTTCCACTCACAAATGGGATGCATTTCTCGAAATAAACTTTATAAACTATTAATCCTTTCAATGTCCTTGTCGTTTGATCATCAAAACCCAACAAAGGGACATAAGATGCACTCTCACTCATGGAGGGGTTCGACTTTGGTGTCACGCTGCACAACAGAGCGGTATGGTGTCACTCTAGCGATGTTATCGCCATGATCAGGTCtgaggaaccccccccccccccccccccgcgcgccaaAAAAACAACCTGATGAGACTATGGTTGATTGTGTGAAATCCCTCCCAGATTTATCTCTCAAGGTGGTTGACGACAAGTTGAGCATGTGGGCTTGGCTACATTACGGACGTGTGTGGGGTGTTGCAGTAAAATTGATTAGCACGACGTAGGATACGGAAATGAGGGTCCCATGGGGTGACGATCCTCGGGAGAAATCGATATCGGCCAACACTTAATGATGGGTAAAATAGGCGGTTTTTCATGTCCATCAATAACTCCTTGATCTTTTCGATGTTTTTCCAAAAAATGACTGGTTTGCCGCCTACAAAAGAAAGAGAGCTATGACACCTTAACTTCGAACGTCTGGCAGATCCAAAGTAGATGTCTCACCGTTCTTTCCATTTTCCACAACAATTATTTTGAGAATGGGTGGAGTCCACCTACCCCCACCCAGGCGCCTTCGGTTTCCTTTTTCACATTTGTTTGTTTTAGAACCGATCGAGTCAACCCCCTCCCCGCGTCGTCGACTGGGTAGAGGATCCATTTCTTTTTTCACCTTCGTTATTTTGAGAACTGGCGGAGTCcaccccctcccctttccttcggCAGAGTAGAGGCTATGTTTCCTTTTCACGACCGGTTGGTGAAAGGGTTCGTTTCCCTTTTTCACGCACGTTCTTTTAGAACAAAAGGCGTACAAAAATAAGATCCGCAATTTATTGAGCACGTAATGATTTTGCTATTCCTAAATCGACCGAGAAAATTAATAGAAAAATCACCGGTTAAATACCATCCGATCTAGACACGAGATACATGCAAGTGTAGACGTGTACAGAAATGTTTTTAACGGTTAAATACCATCCGATCTAGACACGAGGATCTATACTCACTTCACTTGCAACGAATAAAACCGAACGGAGAGATGAGAGGAGGGTGATTCCGTAACGCTAGACGGAACAGCACCGGTGCCTTGGAATAGATAGAGTAGACCAGGGTGCGGCCGGGGCCGTACCGCACCGCACCGTCCCAAATAAATCCATCCGTCCGTCCGGGCATTACAGCATCGCCCAACCACTCCTCCAGTCccgtcctccctctccctctcgagcgAGCGAGCCAACCAAGGCGACAAAAATCCAAGCTGCAGCGCACGCTCCAGCAATCCGAACCCACCCAACCACCGCACGCTCCGCGGATCCTCCTCGTGCCCCGCCCGCGATCTGCCTCCGCGAGCCCAACCGCCCCTCGCCGGAGATGCGCGCCTGGTGAtccggcgaggaggggagggccgatGAGGTGCAAGCTCCACCCGTACGCGAACGCGCTGGGCGTCTGCGCGCCCTGCCTCCGCGACCGCCTCCTCGTGCTCGCCGCCGAGCGCGACCGGGCCGGGGCCGGGGCCAGCAGCGGCGCcgactgcagcagcagcagcagccggggCAGCTCGCCTGCGCGCGCGTCGCCCTTCGCCGCCGCTCCGGTGGCGCAGCAGCACCGGCGCTCCGACGCCTGCGCGTACACGTCGTCCCGCCACAGCCACAGCCACCGCCCCGAGCTCCTCTTCTTCAGCACGCCGCAGGTCGgccccgccacccgcgccgccgacGACGAGCCCCGGGAGAGCGAGCGGAAGAAGTCCTTCCACCGGAGGCGGTCCTTCCTGGCAACCCTcttcggcggcgggcggcgcggcggccgggagGAGGAGAGCGAGAGCAAGAAGGACTCGCCCCGGCGGTCCACCTCGTGGCTCTCCGCCATAGCCCGGCGCAAGCGGAGGCCGGACGCGTCATCCTCATCTCTGCCGCGGCCGGTGGACGAGGAGCCGGAGTCCCCAGGAGGCAGCACGAGCAGCAGCTGGTGGTTCCCGTCGCCCTCCCCGGCCAGGCACCATCATCACCCCCAGCGACGCGGCAGGCCGGGCGGATCAGGCGCGAGCGGCGACGGGATCTCGGGGTTCGCGGTGTGCCTGAGCCCGCTGGTCCGCCCCAGCACGGGCGGTCCTCGGCGGCGGTGCCAGCAGCCGGAGCCGTCGGCCCTGGGCGAGAGCCACCGGCGGCACCTGTCGGCCAGCAGCGCGGCGTCCTTCGGGCGCAACACCTCCCGGAAGCTGGCCGACATGGGCAGGTTCCGGTGACGTGGCCGCCGCTCCGCTCCGGCCGGCAAACCGCCTCCTCTTTTCCCCCGTCGGAAATCGTCACCTTGTCCTCCTCCCGCAAAATTTGACCTTCTGCTGATGCGCCGTGCGCTGTCACTGCTCGCTGAGAGACGACGAGAGAAAGATAATCAAATGAAGCTGTTTTGTTTTTGAGTTTCTTGTTTGAACGGGGGCAGAGCAGTTCAGCTGCGGTAGCTTGTGTGAATTACGACGAGACGACCTGGGCTGGGCTGGGGCTCACAGGTCACCTCATTTCTTTTGTTTGAACGTGTGTTCTCTGACCTCTGACGCCTACGACTTCAATTTTGTTCCGCTCTGCCCTCCCATTTATTTACGTGCGGCTGTATCGCTTCGAGAGCTCGTGAGCTGCTGCCGTGCCTGTGGCTGTGTTTTTCCATTCATGTTTCGAATTCTTGGAAGACGAAAGACGACTGTCAGCGGCATTGTTTAGCTGAGTAAGAAGAAGAAGCTTCTCCCGGGCAATGCATGTGTCTGTCAGTATGTTTTATTGTTTTCTAAAAAGTGGATAAAGCATTGTCCTGGACATTGGCGAGGCGAGGGCGGTGATTAGCACTCCTCCCTTGGGAACTGAGATGGCATCGAGCTCGAGTGAGAGAAGCTGGAGAGGGGGAGATGATGAAGGCGCGCGCACGCGCTGCCGGCGGTGCGATCATGAGCATACATAAAGGATAATGCGATGACATCACCATTAGGATGAAAAGGAAAGCAATGGGCGCATCACATCACCATTAGGATGATAATGCGATGCGACGCCATGGCTGGCCGTAACAAAAAGAAAACGCATATCCCTTCTCCTCCGCGACGCGCTACAACGACGTCTCCTCTGTGCTTCCCATTTGTAGTACCCACGTAGCACTATTACtacgttgtgtgtgtgtgtgtgcgctccGGTCATCTAGGCAAGGCAGCACAAAACACCACAAAAGCGGGGGCGCCTCTTTCCTCGCAGCCAGGACTGCAAATTCCCACGCCTTTCTTTGTTTGATCGGACAGCCATGCCAAAAAGAGCCCGTAGAGCACGCGTCCTTGGCCTAGGAACAAGGTCCCCGATTCCTACTCATCACAAAACTACAGCTACACCACTCCAGTAAAAAGACACCAACCAAGCGCATCACAGCACCACTCAAGTGCTATCATCCATGATAATATATCTGCCGCAACGGGCCGagtaaaaaaatactccctccgtccgaaaaagattgtcctcaaatggatgtatctatagtgctagatacatccacttAAGAAACAAGCTTGGGgtaagctttttcggacggagggagtatacggtAACGCTAACTGGCAAATGTTTGATGGGAAGGAACTCCCAACGAACACTCTCGGCAGTTTTGGGTGAAAAAATTGTCTTCTCTACGAAGAAATTGTCATGCTAGTCTCAAGAAATTGCCACCCCCCTACTCAAAACAAATAGATTCAAGCAGCACAACAACAAGCGTAGCTACCAGCAAGCAGTGAATAATTCCAACCGttcaagcaaaaaaaaaaaaagaattagACCAAAACCATGAGACCCATCCATGACTGCCGACTGCCTCACCGTAAAAAAAATAGACGACCGTTTCACCAAAGATACGCCAGCATCGGAACGCAAAGGATAGATGACCCGGCCATCAAGTACTCTATATGTTTACGCTTTCCCTCTGGAGAATGCGAACATATTCAAAAGCAGATGTGTGAAGTGCGTGGTGTGTTTTCTACGCCCTCCCCACAAAATGTCCTTGTCAGGAAAATCAGTGGGAAGGGAAATGCCCGGCAACTCGCTCATCTTGTTAGGGCCTTTATTTCCTTTCAGTATTGTTATAGCAATTAACAAGGCACATAAGTCAACTACCCAGTGCAGACAGTGTGCACTGAGCATGCAGCGAACGCAACGGTCAGGCGCTCACCTTTTCGGCGCTGAAAGAAACTTCCATCCAGCACAAGAGGGCCTACCGTGAAACAACTGCTAGTGGCCGGTGCTCGATGGCCGGCATGCCGAGCAATGGAGCTTTGCTCCTCCATTCTACAGGCTACCCAGTGTGAAAATCATTCGCCCAAAAGATGACTGAGAAATGAACGAAATATTTAATAGCAGGAGACTGAAAATGAAATGAACAGATGCACTTCTCTTGTCAAAAGGAATATTATAGCGGCTGATTGCCATCTTTCCACACGGGGAACCACCCTTCGTACACACGCAAAAGCGCGGGGCCGAAAGACTGATTTCATATAGCTGGTGATGGTCAGATACCAAATTTTAGAGGGGCTACAGGGCTACAGGCTAATCTATCAGTGGCGGTTCGACTGTGACGACTCTAGATGGATCAAGCGAGCAGACTGCCAACTGCTGAAAGCTCCGCTTGGGGTCCTAGTATGGTCAGTCAAGGCGGTGCAGCATCTTGATGTTGTCACTTGCCTCTTTGTTAGGTTGCAAACTTGATTCCAAAATATTATAAAGAAATCAATCTAGGGGTCCCACCGCTAGCTGTGGAGACGCAAATTTCCTCTCAGAATATTAAAGAATTATTAAAGAATTTTAGCCGACACCTTAACTGCTTCTGGTTAGAGTTAGCATCCTAGGATATGTGGTAGCCGCTCAATGGCAAGTGGTCCGAAACAGTGCACTGATCCCAAATGCAACAGCAGTGAAGCATAGTTCAGACCAGGGCTTGGCTCACAATGGCGTGCAGGTTTCAGCTTGCATTGCTGTTAAGAGTAGCTTAACACTGCTGTGTGTTATATGAAAATCTGGCCCGGATTCGTTGACCTATATAAGCTAATTCTTGCAGGAACTAAACAGAAACAATAGCGAAAAGGTACGACATGAGGTCTCTCAATTAGGACATACCTGAAAGCCTTGGGCCTATGTGTCAGGACTCCGCGAGTGCTTCTCGTCGGCCTTTAGTGGGGAACAAAATCATGCCTACCATATCCATTGGCATAACAGAAGGTTAGTGGTGCTAAATGATTGGCATACCTCAATGTGCTCCGCGGGACCCATACTTAGCGTCGAGATGCATATTTCCATTCAGATCTGAAAGCAGTCATGAGATCGATGTGAGGCAGATTTTCATACAGGCATAGAGCACTAGGATACTCTGGCACAAAAAGaaccaaaaaaaaaaaaagaacaatCAACTGGAAACGGCAACAGGAAGAACAAACATGGGTATGCAGGGACCAGCTTCATGTAGCGTGGAATTCAATATACGGAAGAAGATAATGATAAACAGGACTTATTTTTCATGAAAAACGAATCATCAATCTTGCTAACTCCAGGAGGCCATACGGGAACAAAGTTAAACCCTATTATTCAGACTCATTTAGTTCCTATAAATCTAAAGCTTGATTGATTCTGCTCAGGTGTTTCAGTTTACCTAGATGGTAGCACTAAAGACTGATAGTTGAAGAAAGCTGGAGCGCAAGAACTATTATGTCATACAGACAGAAGTCACAAAGTGAACTACCAGAACCATGCTTTTTGTGAGACTAAGAACAGATAATTAAACTTCTGCAGGCATAGTCTTAGACTATTTGTAGACTTCAACACAGGAAAAACATTAGGTTTTCATGAAGGTCATAGACAAGGAGACGGGCAATAGAGATGCAAAATGAGTACAAGCTTCATAGGTCTGGATGAAGAGTATATATGGTTGGGAATGACAATAATCCGAATGTTAGACATACCTTAGAAAAGAATATTTAACATTAGTTGTACAAGATCTTGTGCTTCGACTTCCACTTCTCTTCTCTCTTGCTCTCTTCCAATTACTATTATTGGGCATAGTCGAAGCATGAAGAAAGGGCCAGTCTACTTCTGACAGCAAAAGATACAAGAACACTAAAAAGACATTTGCAATCAAAATTCAGGGCAAGGATGGGAAAGTAAACGAGTTGGAACGTTAACATACAAGAACAGATCAACAGAGTACTCCAAATAGTGATGAGACTTAGTTGCCTGCAGTTGTTTCCAATGCTAAGACTACAAACAGTATCCCCAGCTACATCCTAGCAGAAACAGTGCCTTACGTTGACACATAATAGTGACGAGTCATCCATCATGCATGATAAGCAGAGTAGTTTGCATGATTAGCACATACTCCCTCTGAAACAATGAAAAATTTATGTCAGAAAACTGTCTATCCTTTTCCCACTGCAAATGATGCTCCATCCGTTAAATGTGTGTACTACATTAACATCGACTGTTTTCTTTTCCTTGAAGATTATGCCCTGCGCACTACAAGTGTACAGGGGAAAACAAATAGAAAAGGAAACAATAAACTGAAACATACAGATTCTAGGACATGGATCAGTTGCAAAATATGGTTGAATGCCATTTTTTACTGAATCATTCAGGAAATAGTATGTCTTAATACATAAATTTATCGACAAATTATAGCATTTTGCTGTTGACAAAATTTTCTCCAAAACAGAAGAAAGTAGTACATATAGGCACAAACTgaacaaaaaaatgcaaataaaatatgtgagCAATTCAGGGGTTTCCGCATTTATCCTATGGCTCACACACTGCAATTGGCATCCAGTGAGCTACTctctctgtatcaaaatataagatgtttttgataCTCCCTTTGTATTAaaaaaaagtcttatattttgatacagagggagtacttcaccATATCAGCGAAACAAGTATCATGAGCAACCTTCCACAAGGCCAAGGAAATTTATTATCCTTTAGTAGTAACTTCAGCAAGCTCTGTATTTGATAAAAGATTGTACAGATGACCATTTGAACAAGCAGGATATGCTCTCACAGAATGTGTGTTCAATAAATTTCCTACATAAATTTTAATGCATAGGCTTGATAAAGTCTTACTAAAAGACATGAATGATGTATGAGCAGCTGCTGGCCTTGATGCAGATGCACTGTTTGGAAGCAAAATGATCCTGGAAGTTCATGTTCTTGCACCATGCCCTGAGCATTTGAAAATGGTCTTGAAGGATAGAGCCGCATGATATGTCATGACCTTGAGCAGGAAGTAACCATCTAGCTAGGCAGTTATGAACCAGCCAGCAAAATGCTAGAATCTGCTTGGCAGTAGTACACATTTACATAGTCTTTGTGGTCCATCGGTGAGTTGGTCTCTTGTAAATTCAGCGGCAGCAACCAACTGTTATCGTAA
Proteins encoded in this window:
- the LOC123051991 gene encoding uncharacterized protein — encoded protein: MRCKLHPYANALGVCAPCLRDRLLVLAAERDRAGAGASSGADCSSSSSRGSSPARASPFAAAPVAQQHRRSDACAYTSSRHSHSHRPELLFFSTPQVGPATRAADDEPRESERKKSFHRRRSFLATLFGGGRRGGREEESESKKDSPRRSTSWLSAIARRKRRPDASSSSLPRPVDEEPESPGGSTSSSWWFPSPSPARHHHHPQRRGRPGGSGASGDGISGFAVCLSPLVRPSTGGPRRRCQQPEPSALGESHRRHLSASSAASFGRNTSRKLADMGRFR